The genome window GTCGTGCGGCTCGAACGCCGGGAGGAGGATCCCGCCCCGTCGGTCGAGTGCTCCGAGAAGCTCGCGCGCCTGAAAGCCGACCGCGACGCGGAGAAGCTCGCGCTCGCTCGCGCGCCGGCGGTCTCCGCGCTCGTCGACGAGACCGCGGCTTCTCTCGAGGCGTCGGCGCGCGCCTATACTGAGAACAAGGACATCCTCCTCCTCAACCTCGCGCTCGACGAAGCGCGACCGTGAGACGGAGCCTCCTCGCGGCCGCCGGAGTCCTCCTCGCCGGCTGCGCCGGCGTGGGCGGTGCGCCGAGCTCCATCCTCGCCGAACGCCTGATCAAGCCCCCGCCGACCCCGACCGACCTGCCCAAGCCGTCGAGGACCTTCGCGCTCGACCTCATCACCCGGCGCGCGGCCGGAGGCCTCTCGCTCGAGGCGTACGACACCGGGACGCTCCATGTGCGCGGAGAGGTCGTCAGCGCTCTTAAGAGCTGGCATGCCAAGCTCAAGCTCCAGGTCCCGGCCTTCCTGATCCGCCATCCTAAGGAAGGGATGATTCTTTTCGACACGGGGCTGTCCACGACCACGCAGAGAAGCGACAATCTTCTCCTGGAGCTTGTGGACCCCGCCCAGCCGCAATGGACCTCGAAGGCGGGACAAGACCTCCCCTCCCAATTAAAGGAAGCAGGCATAGATTCCTCAGAAATACGATATATCGTTCTTTCCAGTATGAGGGAAGAGCATATCGGCACTATATCGCAGTTTTCAAGTGCGACGATCATCGCGACACGCGTAGAGTATGAAGCTGCTAAAATCAATAAAAACAAGGAAATAAGCGATAAAATAGCTCAGATTCCTGAAAGTCGATTTAAATTGATTTCAATGGACGAGAAGCCGACTCTTGGTCCGTTCGTACACGCCATAGATTTGTTCGGTGACGGGACCATCTACCTGACCGACCTGGCCGGAAGGACTTCCGGCAGCATGGGGGCGCTGGTCCTGCTGGACCCCGGACCGGTGATGCTCGCGGGGGACGCGGCGCTGGTGGTCGACAACTACCTGGACCTCGCTCTGCCGCTGCGCGGACAGGTGGAAGACCTCGGACTTTTCTGGCGCTCGCTCCACATCCTGCGCGCGCTGCGCGAGGCCGTTCCGCGCACCGCCGTGGTGCCCGGACACGAGCTGCGCGCGCTGCGCGTCGCGATGAACGCGAGCGTCCTCATCCGCGAGTTCAGCGTGAAAAGACGTTTTTCTCGTCGAGAAAAGCCTCCGCGCGTCCGCTGAAATATTTTCCGAAAAAAAAGCTTGACACTTGCGCGCGCAGTGTGATATTATTTCCACACAGCGCAAGTCGAGAGACTTCGCATGGGGAAACTCCCCCAGCCGCAGAGTGGGGCGAAGCGAGTTTTGTTCTTTGAAAAATTGGTTTTGCGAGCGAATGGGCATCCTGCTCATCTCGTTCCGATGCGCTTCGGCGCAAAGGCACTGAACCCCTAGTATGAGGGGAAGTGAGGGATGGGAAGGATATAAGGATCAATTAGGTGTGCTCGGTCCCTG of Elusimicrobiota bacterium contains these proteins:
- a CDS encoding MBL fold metallo-hydrolase, producing the protein MGGAPSSILAERLIKPPPTPTDLPKPSRTFALDLITRRAAGGLSLEAYDTGTLHVRGEVVSALKSWHAKLKLQVPAFLIRHPKEGMILFDTGLSTTTQRSDNLLLELVDPAQPQWTSKAGQDLPSQLKEAGIDSSEIRYIVLSSMREEHIGTISQFSSATIIATRVEYEAAKINKNKEISDKIAQIPESRFKLISMDEKPTLGPFVHAIDLFGDGTIYLTDLAGRTSGSMGALVLLDPGPVMLAGDAALVVDNYLDLALPLRGQVEDLGLFWRSLHILRALREAVPRTAVVPGHELRALRVAMNASVLIREFSVKRRFSRREKPPRVR